In the Coriobacteriia bacterium genome, one interval contains:
- a CDS encoding acetyl-CoA carboxylase carboxyltransferase subunit alpha: MSDSKILNSVEISHNLAALALYLQRAGAPRVLLVARGEEAERGILACKSVGLDVGVVFTRDMADEAYLGYADHAICIGEVFSENLFNNSYAVLQAAEECDALAILLVESTLSHVDSFFGIAAAKGMKVYRAFSSAVLDSGWIECSARRVASEAFWKKCPHCNLSFSTVSLAANHFVCPACGGYYRMSSVERVRDLFDADSAVEWFRHLPQLDPLKFPHYPEKLATAQEKTGLDEGVRCGAISIAGIRCAGCVMDSQFFLGSMGAVVGEKITRTIERATDEGLPLVIFTASGGARMQEGLISLMQMAKISAALSRHSAFGLPYISVLTDPTTGGVTASFAMQGDIVLAEPHALIGFAGRRVIQGTIKQSLPEGFQTAEFALEHGLIDVIVPRKNMCETLAYILAIHEASSSRCTMENGEAISYAAISENLASDSETYNALQYGIMPQLKRALTTVSNRLKQVMPKPTVASGHTLSHQVRKQLASERRLEKLLYGRLDAEEGVSFEKAMEAASFEKAADAAFERSTSRGALKKEGVTAARIDAAVAVESAPNPAWESVQLARNTHRPTARYYIDEIVDGFIELHGDRAFGDDGALVCGLGWIGDQPVTIIAQEKGANLNERLARNFGSAMPEGYRKSLRLMKQAEKFERPVICFVDTQGAFCGVEAEERGQGNAIADNLIALSGLRVPVISVLIGEGGSGGALALAVSDRVAMQKNAVYSILSPEGFASILWKDRARAPEAAAVMKMRADDAYEMGIVDTVISEGEKPAHENPKAAAAFLHSYLTRTLEELTVLSTAQLLEERYERFRKF, translated from the coding sequence ATGAGCGATTCCAAGATTTTAAACTCGGTCGAGATATCGCATAACCTCGCCGCACTCGCCCTCTATCTGCAACGCGCGGGCGCTCCTCGTGTTCTACTGGTTGCGCGCGGGGAGGAAGCCGAGCGTGGCATTCTCGCGTGCAAGAGTGTCGGTCTCGATGTCGGGGTGGTGTTCACCCGGGACATGGCAGACGAGGCATATCTGGGCTATGCCGATCATGCGATATGTATCGGTGAGGTGTTTTCCGAAAATCTCTTCAATAACAGCTATGCCGTGCTTCAGGCTGCCGAAGAATGCGATGCGCTCGCGATTCTCTTGGTTGAGTCGACGCTTTCGCATGTCGACAGCTTCTTCGGCATCGCCGCCGCAAAAGGAATGAAGGTATACAGAGCATTCTCCTCCGCTGTTCTCGATAGCGGGTGGATAGAATGTTCGGCCAGACGGGTCGCGTCGGAGGCTTTTTGGAAAAAATGCCCTCATTGCAATCTGTCTTTCAGCACGGTGAGCCTTGCGGCCAATCATTTCGTCTGTCCGGCATGCGGCGGCTATTATCGTATGTCATCCGTGGAGCGAGTCAGGGATTTGTTCGATGCCGACAGTGCCGTCGAATGGTTTCGCCATCTCCCTCAACTCGATCCGCTTAAGTTTCCGCACTATCCGGAGAAACTCGCAACTGCTCAAGAGAAGACGGGCCTCGATGAGGGAGTCAGATGCGGGGCAATCAGTATCGCCGGCATACGCTGTGCCGGCTGTGTCATGGATTCTCAGTTCTTCTTAGGTTCGATGGGCGCCGTGGTGGGAGAAAAGATCACCCGGACCATCGAGAGGGCGACCGATGAAGGTCTGCCCCTTGTCATATTCACCGCTTCCGGCGGCGCACGAATGCAAGAAGGCCTCATTTCCCTCATGCAAATGGCTAAGATCTCCGCGGCGCTGTCGCGTCACAGCGCTTTCGGTCTGCCCTATATTTCGGTGTTGACCGATCCGACGACCGGAGGAGTCACCGCATCTTTCGCGATGCAGGGAGACATCGTTCTCGCAGAGCCGCATGCGCTCATCGGGTTTGCCGGGAGGCGCGTGATCCAAGGGACCATCAAGCAAAGTCTGCCGGAAGGATTTCAGACCGCGGAGTTCGCCCTCGAACACGGGCTCATCGACGTAATCGTACCGCGGAAGAACATGTGTGAAACACTTGCCTATATTCTCGCAATCCATGAAGCGAGCTCCTCGCGATGCACGATGGAAAACGGGGAGGCTATAAGTTATGCGGCCATATCCGAGAATTTAGCGAGTGATTCGGAGACATATAACGCTTTGCAGTACGGCATAATGCCACAACTTAAAAGGGCCTTGACGACGGTATCGAATCGCTTGAAACAGGTGATGCCCAAGCCGACGGTCGCATCGGGACATACGTTGTCCCACCAAGTGCGCAAACAGTTGGCTTCGGAGAGACGATTGGAGAAACTTTTGTACGGTCGTCTCGATGCCGAAGAAGGGGTTTCGTTTGAAAAGGCCATGGAAGCCGCTTCGTTCGAAAAGGCGGCTGATGCCGCGTTCGAACGTTCGACGAGCAGGGGCGCATTGAAAAAAGAAGGGGTTACCGCCGCGCGCATCGATGCGGCGGTGGCCGTCGAGTCTGCGCCGAACCCCGCATGGGAGAGCGTACAACTTGCACGCAATACTCATCGCCCGACGGCACGTTATTACATCGATGAGATCGTCGACGGGTTCATCGAACTGCACGGAGATCGCGCATTCGGAGACGACGGCGCTCTCGTGTGCGGTTTGGGATGGATCGGGGATCAACCGGTGACGATAATCGCACAAGAAAAAGGTGCGAATCTCAACGAAAGATTGGCGCGTAATTTCGGTTCGGCAATGCCCGAAGGATACCGGAAAAGCCTCCGCCTGATGAAGCAAGCTGAAAAGTTCGAGCGTCCCGTGATATGTTTCGTCGATACTCAGGGCGCATTTTGCGGAGTGGAAGCCGAAGAACGCGGACAAGGCAACGCCATCGCGGATAATCTCATTGCTCTGTCCGGATTGCGAGTACCGGTGATAAGCGTACTCATCGGCGAAGGAGGTAGCGGAGGTGCGCTCGCCTTGGCCGTGTCCGACCGCGTCGCCATGCAGAAAAACGCGGTGTATTCGATTCTCTCGCCGGAAGGTTTCGCCTCCATTTTATGGAAAGATCGTGCGCGTGCGCCCGAGGCGGCTGCCGTTATGAAGATGCGTGCCGATGACGCCTATGAGATGGGAATTGTGGATACGGTAATCTCGGAAGGGGAGAAACCGGCGCATGAGAATCCCAAAGCCGCCGCGGCATTCCTGCACAGTTATCTCACGCGCACTCTCGAGGAACTTACCGTTCTCAGCACGGCTCAATTGCTCGAAGAGAGATACGAGCGATTCAGAAAGTTTTAG